ATCAATTTCTGTCGCTGTGGCCTACTATCTTGTAGTGCCTCATAGATACTTGGCCACTTCCTTCTAAATACTGGCGATAGGGACAATTCTGCTAGGCAATAAACATTTCTAGTTAGCAATATGGCATCTGTCAACTCAAAAGTTGCATCGTGTGCTCTGCCTAAATATTTGTAGACTGCTTGACGGAATTCTTCTAATCTGGCACGTTTCATCTTGGCATCTGAGTAATGGTAGTTCGTTTCTCAGCTTCTGCCAAAAGGGGGCCTGTATTCAATCAGACACCCCTTTTCTTCTTGCTTATTATATGATAATGATAATCGAATAAGGGGGGTGGGAGAGAAACGAGCGTCGCTCGTTTCTCTCCCACCCTTTTCATGATTATCATTATTGTATTATTTTCTGAGCAGGTATACTACACAATAATTGTTAAAGGTCAGGATGCTTTAAGGCTGACAAGATAATATTTTTAACCTCTAATTCCTTTTGATTTGCGTTCTCTCATATCGCTTTTAGTCTAAACTCCAGTTATGAACAGGTACTGGGTCAATTAGATAAAAAACCTAGAACATATCGACAGGTAGCAAGAAAAGATTATCTAGAAGTAGCTAAAAAACGTCGCGTTTCCCAAAAAGACCGGAGAAAAGCTATAAGAAAACAGCTTCAATATATTAAAAGAAACTTATCTCATATTGACCAGCTAATCAGTTCAGGAGCAACTCTAAAAAATTTAATAAACAGACAATATAAGATGTTGCTTGTAGTCGGAGAAGTCTATCGTCAACAACTATGGTTATATGAAAATAAAAAACAGAGTATTAATGATCGTATCGTCAGTTTAACTCAACCACATATCCGTCCCATTGTCCGAGGGAAAGCTGGGAAAGCCGTGGAGTTTGGGGCAAAATTGTCGGCTAGTTATTACAATGGATATGTATTTTTAGACCATATTAGTTGGGATAATTTTAATGAATCAGGAGACTTAAAAGCACAAGTAGAATCCTTTAAAAACTACACTGGTTATTATCCAGAATCCGTTCATGTTGATAAAATTTACCGGACACGAGAGAATCGAGCTTGGTGTAAAGAACGAGGTATTAGAATTAGTGGAAACCCTTTAGGCAGACCTCCAGCCAATGTAAGTAAGGAAAAAAAGAAGCAAGCTGTCTTATGATGAAAGAATTCGTAATTCTATTGAGGGAAAGTTTGGGCAAGCTAAAAGAAGATTTAGCCTGGGTAGAGTGATGGCGAAACTGTCTCATACTTCTAAAACTGCAATTGCTATTACTTTTTTAGTAATGAATCTTTCTACTCAACTGTCACGCTTTAAGAGTGCTTTTTTATGTCTATTTTTGAAAACAACACCTTTTTTTCGCTCTAATATTATTGAAAATTATAGTTTAGCCAATCAAAAACAACAAAAACTTATATTTAGGGCTTGCTTGAATAACTGACCAATCCTGATCTTGCTTTTTTATGACTTTTTCAGCAAGCCCTAAATAGTTTTCTCGCTTCTTCAAATGAAATTTTCTCCCATCCAGCATCTGTAACTATTTCGTTACCAGTCTTTGCAATGAACAGATTTTCTTCTTCTACCATCCAAGGGAAGGATGTCTTCTGATGTTTTCTCTTTCGTTTACCCATTGAGCCATTGCAATGTCTATCGCCTTGCCGCCTAAACGTCTACGCACTCAACTTTAATGCTACCGTTGATTATTTGGTAGGCTTCTTTACCAAAGAGCAACTCCTGTTTGTGACACTACGTACCCCACAAGAGAAATGTACTGTTTTTTACCTATGTTCATCAGGAGTATCACCCACAAAAATCATCCACCCGGATATCCCGCCAAATGTCAGAAATCTGCCAGCCAGAGTTGCCAACAGACTGTACTGGAGGATTGTCAAGGAATGGAATATAGTCAGGTTCTCTTGGAAGAAGAATTGCTGCTGGTTGCTCATCAACTACAGGGGCTGAAGAATTGACGGTATCAGCTTGAAGATTTTGGTCTTCAGCGTGTTGGATTTCCATCATTTTCTTCAGAGTCAGCTTGTCGGATTTTTTGATGATCTTCATATCTATCTATTAAAAGTTTTCATTCACTGCTCCCCAAAGGCATCGGCTGAAAATCTGGATGACAGCAAAGTTGTGAGAAATTGGATGTTAATAATTGCACGGAATAAACAAGATACAGCAAATCTATGGAAAATACGAGTCCCTTGCTGAGGAATTTATCTTTTTCGATACAAATTTCTTTTTCGTGTAGATGCCACAATATTTTACACAGATGTTTTGGGCACTCGTTAGCCTCATAAAAACCATTAATTCTCAAAATCAAACTGGCATATATCAGTTCAGTAGGAGCTATTCAGTTTCACATCTATGTTTGTATTACCTAACCTGCACACTTGCCAAGTTACAAACGTACTTGTTGAGAATGCAAGCACCTTTGTATATATGAGTAGAAGAAATAGAAAAATAACTTTTTAGGTAAAAAACTGCTTTAACAGAAATGTATAGCCAAAAATTAGTTGCCTACTGAATACTTATGCCTACAGCGAGTTTAAAGATACGAGAAACTCTTCCTGAATTAAACGGTCGATATGTTCTGCCACTTGATGAGCTATATCTTCACCGTGAACTAGTAGTCCCATTTCCATATTTAATGTCAGAGCGTACTCAGTGAGGTTAGCACTGGAAATAAACAGGTGCTTTCTATCGGCGATCGCACATTTAACGTGTAAAGAACCATACCTTCCTTCTGAATCTGTAAGCCGCTTATTTCGTGGCCAAATAAAAATATGTGCTTGTTGGGCAATTTCCAGCCCCAATGCTGCACTGACTCCAAAAGGTATTTTACCCTTGCTAGATTCGGGGGTTTCAGCAATAATTCGCACAGTGACTTCTCGTTTCATTGCTGTTAATAATGCTTTTGCAATCTCTGGAATCTTATAAACAGCAAAACTGACAAGAATTATTTCCCGTTGTGCTTCGTGAATTAATTGTAGTAACACTTGTTCTGTTCTGCGAAGTGGTATTCCCTCACTTGTGGGGCCAGTCCAAACTAACTCAACAGACAACTCATTCTTTGCTGCCACCTCACAGTAAATTGCTGTGGCTAATGCAGACGCGATCGCACTACTGTCCAAATAAATAGCTTCCCGACACCATATTTCTAACAATTCCCCTACTAGTCGGCGAAAATTAGTATTGGGCAGTTGTTTCAAGATTGATGCTTTCAACGCAAAATCACAATATCTTGCTGGAGTAGCTATCAACAAATTAATTACAGCATCTAAAACAGGAGATGGAAGTTGTTTGGCACAGGTACGAATTTTAGCCAATAAAAGCGGTGGTAAAAAGCTCACGTTTTCTCCTCTGGGAAGAACGCTAAGTCTGCGGATAGTACAGTGGGAATAAGTACCGCACGATCCAGATACTTATTGCCGCGTTCACAGGAGGTTTCTGGGCTAAACAGACAAGCATGGCAAGCTGCCCAATGTAGTGATGTAGCTCCTTTAAAGGGAGTATGTTCTGCACACAAGGGATCAGAAGCACATAACCGCATTTGTTCTAAAGCTTGGTCTATATGGTATCCAAGTATTTTAGGCTCTCCCAAACTGACTAAACCACCCAAGGTACCTTCACTATCAGGCGCGGCGGTATAAATTAGTATGCCTGCCATTGGGCCGCCTTCTTCTTCTGGTCGTTTGGAGTAAATTCGCTCCTTTAAGCTGGCAGCATTATAACCACACTCAAGGGCCATTTGCCGCATCAGGGCGTGAGCAAAGGAGTGTAGTAAAATGTAGCGTACACCGGGAAATTTAACTTTGTCTGGATCGAGAGAACGAACATTACACCACTTTTTATGAGCATCGAATGCTTGACGCTCATAATCTTGCAATAGTTGATTTTGCTCCCATTGATGAAGTGTCGTTTCTTTGAACTGGATAAAGATACCCTCGCCTTTGACTTCACTTGCCGGTACCCATTTAGGTTTGCTGCGACTCAATGGAACCCGATGCTCTGTGAGAATTTCTCCAGAGTCAATAAAATCACCTGGGGATTGAATGCGTGTAAAGCCAATTAAGGCACGAACTTCTCGCAATCTTTCTACTAACACCACCTGCGAAAAGTAATTTTCATACCCAGATGGTGGGTTTACAGTCCGCAGTTGAAAATCTGGGGTATTAAGATTTGGGTCTGCTGCTGAGAAAATTTGCCATTCAGGTGTTTTCAAGTCCCTGACGCTTTCATCATCAAAATTGCTTTGCTGCTGAAGTTGTTTTTGTTCAACTAGCGCCCAAATTTTGTCTGTTGTGTATTTAGATAATTC
This Nostoc sp. KVJ3 DNA region includes the following protein-coding sequences:
- the drmB gene encoding DUF1998 domain-containing protein produces the protein MSQSNYKYRVGELRPSQILFSFGVGAVLDLPNLSVMVMGLEDWNTQQGVVELGEQRLLAAIRRELGQQVKKLLAPPIPAEDASSSSPFDEYARIGIPVAPFPGWMVCPRCRLLAPLYPYFQLKENSYRPDQTRYVHLNCPKSQKKDPTAIPSRFLVSCDRGHLDDFPWLYFVHRGNTACKGPLRLEEYGVSGSPTDIVVKCNGCNSERRLSDAFGELGKKNMPHCRARHPHLRGFDDSCDEQMKTILLGASNSWFPITLSAFSIPITSNQLEQLVNQNWTILGKASNFSALDAVLQAFFAMGQLQELSKYTTDKIWALVEQKQLQQQSNFDDESVRDLKTPEWQIFSAADPNLNTPDFQLRTVNPPSGYENYFSQVVLVERLREVRALIGFTRIQSPGDFIDSGEILTEHRVPLSRSKPKWVPASEVKGEGIFIQFKETTLHQWEQNQLLQDYERQAFDAHKKWCNVRSLDPDKVKFPGVRYILLHSFAHALMRQMALECGYNAASLKERIYSKRPEEEGGPMAGILIYTAAPDSEGTLGGLVSLGEPKILGYHIDQALEQMRLCASDPLCAEHTPFKGATSLHWAACHACLFSPETSCERGNKYLDRAVLIPTVLSADLAFFPEEKT
- the drmC gene encoding DISARM system phospholipase D-like protein DrmC; amino-acid sequence: MSFLPPLLLAKIRTCAKQLPSPVLDAVINLLIATPARYCDFALKASILKQLPNTNFRRLVGELLEIWCREAIYLDSSAIASALATAIYCEVAAKNELSVELVWTGPTSEGIPLRRTEQVLLQLIHEAQREIILVSFAVYKIPEIAKALLTAMKREVTVRIIAETPESSKGKIPFGVSAALGLEIAQQAHIFIWPRNKRLTDSEGRYGSLHVKCAIADRKHLFISSANLTEYALTLNMEMGLLVHGEDIAHQVAEHIDRLIQEEFLVSLNSL